A window of the Pyrodictium abyssi genome harbors these coding sequences:
- a CDS encoding metal-dependent hydrolase, translated as MGYVRWLGHSAFEMQIDGYRVLVDPWLSNPQSPVSVKDYEGKVDLVVVTHDHLDHLGDAIEILRLNPSAKFAAIYELANYVAEQLGDNSGRIIGANIGGPLKLPGISLKVMFFPATHSSDRGAPTSVVIAGREATVFHAGDTGLFAEMQFIGELYNPDIALLPIGGHFTMDVVQAAKAVELLKPRVAIPMHYNTFPVIEADPQEFARLVAEKGLDTKVVVLKPGESYEF; from the coding sequence ATGGGTTATGTTCGCTGGCTAGGCCATTCGGCCTTTGAGATGCAGATTGACGGTTACCGGGTCCTTGTAGATCCTTGGCTTAGTAACCCACAGTCCCCTGTGAGCGTCAAAGACTATGAGGGTAAAGTCGATCTAGTGGTAGTGACGCATGACCACCTAGACCACCTTGGCGATGCTATAGAGATACTAAGGCTAAACCCTAGCGCAAAGTTTGCTGCCATATATGAACTAGCAAACTACGTTGCAGAGCAGCTAGGCGATAATTCTGGGAGGATAATTGGAGCCAATATAGGCGGACCCCTCAAGCTCCCAGGCATAAGCCTCAAGGTCATGTTCTTCCCTGCAACCCATAGCAGCGATCGTGGAGCACCTACGAGCGTGGTTATAGCTGGTAGAGAGGCTACCGTGTTCCATGCTGGCGACACCGGGCTCTTCGCCGAAATGCAGTTCATAGGCGAGCTGTACAACCCCGACATAGCTCTGCTCCCTATAGGCGGGCACTTCACCATGGACGTAGTCCAGGCTGCAAAGGCGGTCGAGCTTCTAAAACCGCGCGTAGCTATTCCGATGCACTACAATACCTTCCCCGTTATAGAAGCCGATCCCCAGGAGTTTGCCAGGCTGGTCGCAGAGAAGGGGCTAGACACTAAGGTAGTAGTGCTGAAGCCGGGCGAGTCCTACGAGTTCTAG
- a CDS encoding phenylalanine--tRNA ligase subunit alpha — MSQKLAVSESEYQLLKRLVGRVKPGERYTTEELASLLGLPRSQIESLVRLLADKGLLHIEERIVEKYVVTEEAERYLREGFPEEKLVKLLHEHGGQLPVEEARRILGREFGIAMANASRKGWVSVEAGQVKLVAEPLVEAEERKLLDRLRSGEKLPPDELKLLRRRRLVMPEKERITIVSLEESPEKLLEKVVVEIGALTRQLIESGKWRSVRLRSYNVAAEPPRLYPGRLHFFRQFVEYLRDVMKELGFVEVEEPPVELEFWNYDVLFQPQYHPARTPTDTFYLRQPREGSLPDSLADSVRKAHEEGVARSRGWGYRWDPSRAARLILRSHTTAVSARVLAQKPRPPFRFFSLGRVYRVETIDPRHLPEFHQIDGIASEDGVSLRWLMGILSEFLERLGFREYKFRPAYFPFTEPSIEGYVRVKGQWLEILGAGMFRPEMLAALGVDYPVAAWGMGIERLAMALYGLTDIRQLYSTDVRFLSTIPSRWWLYAGTQI; from the coding sequence TTGAGCCAGAAGCTTGCTGTCTCAGAGTCGGAGTATCAGCTCCTGAAACGTCTTGTAGGCCGGGTTAAGCCCGGAGAGCGCTACACAACAGAGGAGCTTGCCAGCCTCCTAGGGCTGCCTAGGAGCCAGATAGAGTCCCTAGTGAGGCTCCTTGCTGATAAGGGGCTCCTCCATATAGAGGAGAGGATAGTGGAAAAGTACGTTGTTACCGAGGAGGCCGAGCGGTATCTCAGGGAGGGGTTCCCGGAGGAGAAGCTCGTAAAGCTGCTACACGAGCACGGTGGCCAGTTGCCCGTGGAGGAGGCTAGGCGGATTCTCGGTAGAGAGTTCGGCATAGCTATGGCTAATGCTTCGCGGAAGGGCTGGGTGAGCGTAGAGGCTGGCCAAGTAAAGCTGGTAGCCGAGCCGCTAGTGGAGGCTGAGGAGAGGAAGCTACTGGATAGGCTACGTAGCGGCGAGAAGCTCCCGCCTGACGAGCTGAAGCTCCTACGCCGCCGGCGCCTCGTCATGCCCGAGAAGGAGAGGATAACAATAGTCAGCCTAGAGGAGAGCCCAGAGAAGCTTCTCGAAAAAGTAGTGGTGGAGATAGGCGCCCTAACACGGCAGCTTATCGAGTCCGGCAAGTGGCGTAGCGTTAGGCTCCGCAGCTACAATGTGGCCGCGGAGCCTCCGAGGCTGTACCCTGGAAGGCTGCACTTCTTCCGCCAGTTCGTGGAGTATCTGCGCGACGTTATGAAGGAGCTAGGCTTCGTCGAGGTAGAGGAGCCTCCCGTCGAGCTCGAGTTCTGGAACTATGACGTGCTCTTCCAGCCCCAGTACCACCCGGCCCGTACGCCCACGGACACATTCTACCTCCGGCAGCCGCGGGAGGGCTCACTGCCAGACAGCCTGGCAGATAGCGTAAGGAAGGCGCATGAGGAAGGTGTGGCAAGGAGCCGTGGCTGGGGATACAGGTGGGACCCGTCCCGTGCAGCACGCCTAATACTGCGTAGCCATACTACAGCTGTATCTGCGCGCGTACTCGCCCAGAAGCCGAGGCCGCCTTTCCGGTTCTTCAGCCTTGGTAGAGTATACCGCGTAGAAACCATAGACCCTAGGCACCTGCCCGAGTTCCACCAGATAGATGGTATAGCGAGCGAGGACGGCGTAAGCCTACGGTGGCTTATGGGCATTCTCTCGGAGTTCCTTGAGAGGCTTGGGTTCCGCGAGTATAAGTTCCGGCCAGCGTACTTCCCCTTTACCGAGCCCTCTATCGAGGGCTACGTCCGGGTTAAGGGCCAGTGGCTCGAGATACTCGGCGCCGGTATGTTCAGGCCAGAGATGCTCGCAGCTCTTGGGGTAGACTACCCCGTCGCGGCGTGGGGCATGGGTATAGAGAGGCTGGCTATGGCTCTCTACGGCCTAACGGACATAAGGCAGCTCTACAGCACAGATGTGCGCTTCCTCTCAACAATTCCCTCAAGGTGGTGGCTATATGCCGGTACTCAGATTTAA
- the pheT gene encoding phenylalanine--tRNA ligase subunit beta, whose translation MPVLRFKPGRVEEALGLSLDKALQVMERLKIEVELDDEGNVIAELEVDRPDMYSLEGIARQAKGLLGLELGMPNYEIVESGYRIVAEDVPTRPYVAGAVVWDVDVDEDFLEELIQFQEKLHTSHGGQRRRVAIGLHDLDKLPSRNVFYRFMDVDKVVFKPLHHEREMTLREVLEETSQGKSYGSISLQDGKHPVLFSGEEVISVPPVINADLTRIEPGTRHIFIDVTGPELKPVLDILSILAANLAERSKSKKIGIVDVEAPWGKLREPSLEPATMTLYPEYASRVIGTSITADDTVEALKRMRFGARKASASRVEVEVPRYRVDILHPVDLVEEIALAIGLDRLAPEKPRLMLRGSLLPVRAWEREARLILVGHGFVEVYSYSLTSCKDQIELAGIDEKRLVVIENPVGVESECYRASLLPQLLRIAAANQHAVPLRVFEIGDVIVASEEDKERGIAYQRRVALLYMGEKAGYEDIQSVVYSVLRLLGDEIAEVKPTSHRLFIEGRTAELRTRRGVVAVLGEVKPEILEKLGITYPIAAAELDYTALQHKWHRPPA comes from the coding sequence ATGCCGGTACTCAGATTTAAGCCGGGGCGTGTTGAGGAAGCTCTAGGCCTAAGCTTGGACAAAGCACTACAGGTAATGGAGAGGCTAAAGATAGAAGTAGAGCTAGACGATGAGGGCAACGTTATCGCCGAGCTTGAGGTAGACAGGCCAGACATGTATAGTCTCGAGGGCATAGCGCGCCAGGCTAAAGGCCTGCTAGGCCTAGAACTAGGTATGCCCAACTACGAGATAGTGGAGAGCGGCTACCGTATAGTAGCCGAGGATGTGCCTACCCGGCCGTACGTCGCGGGCGCTGTAGTCTGGGACGTGGACGTTGACGAGGACTTCCTTGAAGAGCTTATCCAGTTCCAAGAGAAGCTACACACAAGCCATGGTGGGCAGCGAAGGAGGGTAGCGATAGGCCTCCACGACCTAGACAAGCTGCCTTCAAGGAACGTATTCTACAGGTTCATGGATGTAGACAAGGTGGTGTTCAAGCCTCTACACCACGAGAGGGAGATGACACTCCGCGAAGTACTGGAGGAGACTAGCCAGGGCAAGAGCTACGGCTCTATATCGCTCCAAGACGGCAAGCACCCAGTACTCTTCTCCGGAGAAGAGGTCATAAGCGTCCCTCCAGTGATAAACGCCGATCTTACCCGCATCGAGCCGGGCACAAGACACATATTCATAGACGTTACCGGCCCGGAGCTTAAGCCCGTACTAGACATACTCTCGATACTGGCTGCTAACCTAGCTGAAAGAAGCAAGAGCAAGAAGATAGGCATAGTAGACGTAGAGGCGCCATGGGGTAAACTAAGAGAGCCGAGCCTAGAACCAGCGACTATGACACTCTACCCAGAGTATGCGTCAAGGGTTATAGGCACATCTATAACAGCGGATGACACAGTTGAAGCGCTTAAGCGGATGAGGTTCGGCGCAAGGAAGGCCAGTGCTAGCCGCGTGGAGGTCGAGGTGCCGCGGTACCGGGTCGACATACTGCATCCCGTAGATCTTGTTGAGGAGATAGCACTAGCAATAGGCCTCGATAGACTAGCTCCCGAGAAGCCACGGCTGATGCTCAGAGGCTCGCTCTTACCGGTAAGAGCGTGGGAGAGGGAAGCCAGACTAATCCTCGTAGGACACGGTTTCGTCGAGGTATACTCGTATAGCCTTACAAGCTGTAAGGACCAGATAGAGCTAGCTGGTATAGATGAGAAACGCCTAGTAGTAATCGAAAACCCTGTAGGCGTTGAGAGCGAATGCTACCGAGCGTCACTCCTCCCACAGCTACTCCGGATAGCAGCTGCAAACCAGCATGCGGTGCCCCTCCGAGTATTCGAGATCGGCGACGTCATAGTAGCCAGCGAGGAGGACAAGGAGAGAGGAATAGCATATCAGCGTAGAGTAGCGCTCCTATACATGGGTGAGAAGGCTGGCTACGAGGACATACAGTCAGTAGTATACAGTGTCCTAAGGCTCCTGGGCGACGAGATAGCAGAGGTCAAGCCTACAAGCCACAGACTCTTCATAGAAGGTCGTACAGCCGAGCTAAGAACGCGTAGAGGCGTAGTAGCAGTCCTAGGCGAAGTGAAGCCCGAGATACTAGAGAAGCTCGGAATAACGTACCCTATAGCTGCGGCAGAACTCGACTACACGGCCCTCCAGCACAAGTGGCACCGTCCTCCGGCATAG